A genomic stretch from Dissulfurispira thermophila includes:
- a CDS encoding DUF4160 domain-containing protein: MSPSIFRVKGYRFYFLSNEEERIHIHVTCEDGEAKFWVEPIVSLALSHGLNHRKLKEIQKIVEEHKNEIIKAWQRHFSKR; the protein is encoded by the coding sequence ATGAGTCCTTCAATTTTCAGGGTGAAGGGATATAGGTTTTATTTCCTCTCAAACGAAGAGGAGAGAATTCATATACATGTAACATGTGAAGATGGAGAGGCTAAATTTTGGGTCGAACCAATAGTGTCGCTGGCATTATCGCACGGGTTAAATCATAGAAAGCTGAAGGAAATTCAAAAAATTGTAGAGGAGCATAAAAATGAGATCATTAAGGCATGGCAAAGGCATTTCAGTAAGCGTTGA
- a CDS encoding DUF2442 domain-containing protein encodes MRSLRHGKGISVSVENITPFGIWLYVKEKEYFLSYKDYPYFKDQTLSSIQNVQLLHGYHLYWPDLDVDLEIDNLEHPEKYPLKFKSKKHITNHPTRRRASAV; translated from the coding sequence ATGAGATCATTAAGGCATGGCAAAGGCATTTCAGTAAGCGTTGAAAATATAACCCCCTTTGGTATATGGTTGTATGTAAAAGAAAAGGAATATTTTCTAAGCTATAAGGATTATCCTTATTTTAAGGACCAGACATTAAGTTCCATACAAAATGTTCAATTGCTTCATGGCTATCATTTGTACTGGCCAGATTTGGATGTTGACCTTGAAATCGATAATCTTGAACATCCTGAAAAATATCCTCTGAAATTCAAATCAAAGAAACATATAACAAATCATCCAACGAGGCGACGAGCATCTGCCGTTTGA
- a CDS encoding sodium:calcium antiporter, producing the protein MLLWIAFIVCTSVIVYAGTRLSKYGDIIAEKTGLGRTWIGVVLMASVTSLPELVTGISSVTYADVPDIAVGDVLGSCVFNMVIISFLDAMYRPTPISSRAHHGHVLSAGFGILLLSITAMSLFFKSRIIALGWIGPYTLFFIVIYFIAMRLVYFYEKRQLSAFVKEIAVELRYEDIPIKKAIVNYAVNALFVITAAIFLPKIGEGIAETTGLGQTFVGNIFIAVSTSLPEVVVSIAAVKIGAIDLAIGNLFGSNIFNIFILALDDIFFTKGHLFTFANPNHIISALSSIAMTTIAIIGLTYRTEKKTLLLAWDSIGILLIYVINLMLLYMIR; encoded by the coding sequence ATGCTTCTCTGGATTGCGTTTATAGTATGCACATCTGTAATTGTTTACGCCGGGACAAGGCTTTCTAAGTACGGTGATATTATTGCTGAAAAGACAGGTCTTGGAAGGACATGGATAGGTGTTGTTTTGATGGCGTCTGTTACATCTCTACCTGAACTTGTTACAGGGATAAGCTCTGTTACATATGCGGATGTTCCAGATATTGCAGTCGGTGATGTGCTTGGAAGTTGTGTCTTTAATATGGTTATTATCTCTTTTTTAGATGCGATGTACCGCCCAACGCCAATATCATCAAGGGCCCATCATGGCCATGTCCTTTCTGCTGGTTTTGGGATACTGCTGCTGAGCATAACTGCTATGAGCCTGTTTTTTAAAAGTCGCATCATTGCACTGGGCTGGATAGGGCCATATACTTTATTTTTCATTGTCATCTATTTTATTGCTATGCGATTGGTTTATTTCTATGAAAAAAGACAGCTCTCTGCCTTTGTTAAAGAGATAGCGGTTGAGTTGAGATATGAGGACATACCAATAAAAAAGGCAATAGTAAACTATGCAGTCAATGCGCTTTTTGTTATAACTGCTGCTATCTTCTTGCCCAAGATCGGTGAAGGCATTGCAGAGACAACAGGTCTTGGACAGACCTTTGTCGGGAATATCTTTATAGCGGTTTCTACCTCACTCCCTGAAGTGGTAGTCTCTATTGCTGCTGTAAAGATAGGTGCCATAGACCTTGCGATCGGAAATCTATTTGGAAGCAATATATTCAATATATTTATCCTTGCCCTTGATGATATATTTTTTACAAAAGGGCATCTCTTTACCTTTGCAAATCCAAATCATATAATCTCTGCCCTCTCATCTATTGCCATGACAACGATTGCTATTATTGGCTTAACATATCGCACAGAGAAAAAAACACTTCTTCTTGCCTGGGATTCCATAGGGATATTGCTGATATATGTGATAAATCTAATGCTGCTTTATATGATAAGATAG
- a CDS encoding B12-binding domain-containing radical SAM protein, producing the protein MKIENISFIEVKSPGAHIYSKFPIPRLGSVLLSTILRKQGYNVRVFIEDIKEPDWSFIENSDIVCISTITSTAIRAYEVADRLRRIGITVIIGGAHPSFMPDEALEHADYVVRGEGDHTLAELIECIKNDRYSLESIQGISYRDESGNIIHNPSRPLLTDLDNLPEPDFSFVHGWKPTNVYPVSTSRGCPFDCKFCSVIQMFGRKYRFKSVEATIKELKHVASISKSTVFFVDDNFAANKERTKAILKGMIEEGIKIGSSAQVRTDIAKDTKLLGLMAEAKCDIVYIGFESINPKTLELYNKRQSVDEIVNCIKTVKEHGIKIHGMFVFGADTDDLDTIKATADFAIKLGIDTIQFMILTPLPGTPIFFEMRDANRLLHTDWSKYDAHHVVFKPAMMTPKTLQIKTLKAMKRFYSWKYIFKNFIKLDFYYAAIGFYGKMAVKEAMDRANEYLEKLEHKGMGKLSVKVSANG; encoded by the coding sequence ATGAAGATTGAAAATATTTCATTTATAGAAGTTAAATCCCCGGGTGCGCATATATACAGCAAGTTTCCAATCCCGAGACTTGGTTCTGTTTTGCTCTCCACAATTCTTAGAAAACAAGGTTATAATGTCAGGGTATTTATAGAAGATATAAAGGAGCCTGACTGGTCGTTTATAGAGAATTCTGATATCGTCTGTATCTCTACAATAACATCAACAGCTATCAGGGCATATGAGGTTGCAGATAGATTAAGAAGGATAGGCATCACAGTGATAATTGGTGGTGCACATCCATCCTTCATGCCTGATGAAGCTCTTGAACATGCAGATTATGTAGTGAGAGGTGAGGGTGACCATACCCTTGCTGAATTAATTGAATGTATAAAAAATGACAGATATTCTTTAGAGAGCATACAGGGTATTTCTTATAGAGATGAATCAGGCAACATCATACATAATCCTTCAAGGCCACTGCTTACAGATTTGGATAATCTGCCAGAGCCTGATTTCTCATTCGTTCATGGCTGGAAGCCTACAAATGTATATCCTGTATCCACATCTCGTGGATGTCCATTTGATTGTAAATTTTGTTCTGTCATCCAGATGTTTGGTAGGAAATATAGATTTAAATCAGTGGAAGCCACGATTAAAGAACTCAAACATGTTGCATCTATTTCAAAGTCAACTGTATTTTTTGTTGATGATAATTTTGCTGCAAATAAAGAGAGGACAAAGGCTATCCTTAAGGGTATGATTGAGGAGGGAATAAAAATTGGATCCTCTGCACAGGTAAGAACTGATATTGCTAAGGACACCAAATTACTCGGTCTGATGGCTGAAGCAAAGTGTGACATAGTCTATATAGGCTTTGAGTCTATAAATCCGAAGACTCTTGAACTTTATAATAAAAGGCAGAGCGTTGATGAGATTGTAAATTGTATAAAGACTGTTAAAGAACACGGAATAAAGATTCATGGCATGTTTGTCTTTGGCGCTGATACTGATGATTTAGATACAATAAAGGCAACTGCTGATTTTGCAATCAAACTTGGTATAGATACTATCCAGTTTATGATTCTTACGCCTTTACCAGGAACGCCTATATTTTTTGAGATGAGAGATGCTAACAGACTGCTTCATACAGATTGGAGTAAATACGATGCACATCATGTGGTCTTTAAGCCAGCCATGATGACCCCTAAGACTCTTCAGATCAAAACCCTCAAGGCGATGAAGAGATTCTATTCATGGAAATATATCTTTAAAAATTTTATAAAACTTGATTTTTATTATGCCGCCATAGGGTTCTACGGAAAGATGGCAGTTAAAGAGGCGATGGATAGGGCTAATGAATATCTTGAGAAACTTGAGCATAAAGGAATGGGTAAATTAAGTGTCAAAGTATCAGCAAATGGGTGA
- the htpX gene encoding zinc metalloprotease HtpX — protein sequence MNGLKTMVLMVTLTLMLVAIGGILGGKSGMTFALIMAFGMNFITYWFSDKIVLRMYGAKPVTEVEAPELYSIVRRLAQRAGLPMPKVYIMDEDQPNAFATGRNPNHGVVAVTTGIMRILSREELEGVIAHELAHIKHRDILVSTVAATIAGAISYLAQMAQWAMIFGGRHDDEEGGGNPIAAIVMMIVGPIAAMLVQMAISRSREYGADEGGARISGNPMYLANALKKLHIASQRIPMDANPATSHMFIVNPLSGGGLLKLFSTHPPIEERIARLESMRMGR from the coding sequence ATGAACGGATTGAAGACAATGGTTTTAATGGTTACATTAACCTTGATGCTTGTGGCAATAGGAGGCATTCTGGGCGGCAAGTCAGGAATGACATTTGCGTTAATTATGGCATTTGGAATGAACTTCATTACATACTGGTTCAGCGATAAGATAGTGCTCAGGATGTATGGTGCTAAGCCTGTGACAGAGGTAGAGGCTCCTGAGCTTTATAGCATCGTTAGAAGGCTTGCTCAAAGGGCAGGACTTCCAATGCCAAAGGTATATATAATGGATGAAGACCAGCCAAATGCATTTGCAACAGGCAGAAATCCAAATCATGGTGTTGTTGCTGTTACAACGGGCATAATGAGAATCCTTTCAAGGGAAGAACTCGAAGGTGTCATAGCCCATGAACTTGCACATATAAAACACAGGGATATACTTGTAAGTACAGTTGCTGCAACAATCGCAGGTGCTATAAGCTATCTTGCACAAATGGCACAATGGGCAATGATTTTTGGTGGGAGGCACGATGATGAAGAAGGCGGAGGAAATCCCATAGCAGCTATTGTGATGATGATCGTTGGTCCGATTGCAGCCATGCTTGTGCAGATGGCAATATCTCGCTCAAGGGAATATGGTGCAGATGAAGGTGGTGCAAGAATTTCAGGAAATCCAATGTATCTTGCAAATGCCTTAAAGAAACTGCATATAGCTTCACAGAGGATTCCTATGGATGCAAATCCAGCAACATCGCATATGTTTATAGTCAACCCTTTATCAGGAGGAGGTCTCTTAAAGCTTTTCAGCACGCATCCACCTATTGAGGAGAGGATAGCAAGGCTTGAATCAATGAGGATGGGCAGATAA
- the purE gene encoding 5-(carboxyamino)imidazole ribonucleotide mutase, whose amino-acid sequence MGSDSDLPIMEKAADVLNEMGVPYEMDISSAHRLPERTAEYAKNARGRGIEVIIAGAGMAAHLAGVIASHTTLPVIGVPLKSGALNGIDALYSTVQMPPGIPVATVAIDGAKNAAYLACSILSIKYPEIAERLESFREKTRKSLLEKSKELKKL is encoded by the coding sequence ATGGGAAGCGACAGCGATTTGCCTATCATGGAAAAGGCAGCAGATGTCTTAAATGAAATGGGAGTCCCTTATGAGATGGATATAAGCTCTGCCCACAGGCTCCCTGAGAGGACAGCAGAGTATGCAAAGAATGCCAGAGGAAGAGGCATAGAGGTTATAATAGCAGGTGCTGGTATGGCAGCCCATCTTGCAGGTGTAATTGCATCTCATACTACATTGCCTGTAATAGGTGTTCCATTGAAGTCAGGTGCATTGAATGGTATTGATGCACTTTATTCAACAGTTCAGATGCCTCCAGGAATACCTGTGGCGACTGTTGCAATAGATGGAGCTAAAAACGCAGCTTATCTCGCTTGTTCGATTCTATCAATTAAATATCCTGAGATAGCTGAAAGACTTGAATCTTTTAGAGAAAAGACAAGGAAGTCATTGTTAGAGAAATCAAAGGAACTGAAGAAATTATAA
- a CDS encoding selenium metabolism-associated LysR family transcriptional regulator: MVYKFKIFCTIAETGSFSKTSKIVHITQPAVSLQIQALEEICGTKLLDRSRGSVTLTTAGEVLYKYAKKILDLHEKIEKEIGKATGMIKGGVTFGASTTLGNHVLPNVIINFRKKHPKIKINMLVGNAKRIEDLLNTGFIDFGIIAGEPSKTWFKAEPILQDELGFIIPIVHPWSRKELISILEITKEPFIMREAGSATRQKIEEYLLSHGIGINKLHIALVLGSTESIKEAVIRGAGVSIISKWDVKEEVKTGKLKFVSPKEEKIFRNFSLIMPTNTVLSPSAEELISYLKNYPYATLL, from the coding sequence ATGGTATACAAGTTCAAGATATTCTGCACAATCGCTGAAACCGGAAGTTTTTCAAAGACCTCCAAAATTGTTCACATTACACAGCCCGCTGTCAGCCTTCAAATTCAGGCTCTTGAAGAAATATGCGGAACAAAGCTTCTCGACAGATCCAGAGGTTCGGTGACTCTCACGACTGCCGGCGAGGTCCTGTATAAATATGCCAAAAAAATACTTGACCTTCATGAAAAAATAGAAAAAGAAATAGGCAAAGCAACTGGAATGATAAAGGGAGGTGTCACATTTGGCGCAAGCACGACCCTTGGCAATCATGTGCTTCCAAATGTAATAATCAACTTTAGGAAAAAACATCCAAAAATAAAAATAAATATGCTGGTGGGTAATGCAAAAAGAATCGAGGACCTCCTAAATACTGGCTTTATTGACTTTGGAATTATAGCGGGAGAGCCTTCAAAAACCTGGTTTAAGGCAGAACCAATATTACAGGATGAATTGGGCTTTATTATACCTATAGTTCATCCATGGTCAAGAAAAGAACTGATTTCCATTTTAGAGATAACAAAAGAGCCTTTTATCATGAGAGAAGCTGGTTCAGCCACAAGACAGAAAATAGAAGAATATCTCCTGTCGCATGGAATCGGCATTAATAAACTACATATAGCCCTTGTACTCGGCAGCACCGAATCCATAAAAGAAGCTGTTATAAGGGGAGCGGGAGTATCCATAATTTCAAAATGGGATGTTAAAGAAGAGGTTAAAACCGGAAAGCTAAAGTTCGTAAGTCCCAAAGAAGAAAAGATATTTAGAAACTTTTCTCTTATAATGCCCACAAATACAGTCCTTTCTCCATCTGCCGAAGAACTGATTTCTTATTTAAAAAACTATCCTTATGCCACTCTACTCTGA
- a CDS encoding acetyl-CoA carboxylase biotin carboxylase subunit: protein MKKRTIKKVLIANRGVPAVRIMHTCRDRKIPTTAVYSTPDRLAYHVFMADTAVHIGEAPPAESYLNMDKMIDAALMSGSDVIHPGWGFLAENEEFAQKVIDAGIVWVGPSPKVIRMMGDKIEAKLIAQKANVPTIPGLNDVTDISQIKKWMKTEKVAFPIMIKASSGGGGKGMVKVENEDQLQQAFAQARSEAKKAFGDEKILVEKYIERGRHIEVQIVADEHGNVVHLFERECTLQRRNQKIIEEAPSPTLDEDLRQEICFTAVRLMREIGYTTAGTVEFIFDSSTKKYYFLEVNTRLQVEHGVTELITGLDIVGIMLDVVMGKKLPFKQTDIRPNRWALEVRLNAEDPKTFSPSFGTITRLEIPHGPGVRIATGVYEGADIPPYYDSLFMLLMTAGADREDAVRTMDRALSRNLRVEGIKTLAPLLLSIIRHPSFISGEFSTRFIEEHMNELISMFKEKGSEDEALKVARYVAEISALGPQKWM from the coding sequence ATGAAGAAAAGGACAATAAAAAAGGTATTGATTGCAAATAGGGGTGTTCCTGCGGTCAGGATAATGCATACATGCAGGGACAGAAAGATTCCCACCACTGCTGTCTATAGTACTCCTGATAGACTTGCATATCATGTATTTATGGCAGATACTGCTGTGCATATTGGTGAGGCACCACCTGCGGAGTCTTATCTTAATATGGATAAAATGATTGATGCTGCTTTAATGAGCGGATCAGATGTAATACATCCGGGATGGGGATTTCTTGCTGAGAATGAAGAGTTTGCTCAGAAGGTGATAGATGCAGGGATTGTATGGGTAGGTCCTTCGCCAAAAGTTATAAGGATGATGGGAGACAAGATAGAAGCTAAACTCATTGCGCAAAAAGCAAATGTTCCAACAATTCCAGGGCTTAATGATGTTACTGATATAAGTCAAATTAAGAAGTGGATGAAAACAGAAAAAGTAGCTTTTCCAATAATGATAAAGGCCTCTTCAGGTGGAGGCGGCAAGGGTATGGTAAAGGTAGAAAACGAAGACCAGTTGCAGCAGGCTTTTGCACAGGCTCGGTCAGAGGCAAAAAAAGCATTTGGGGATGAAAAGATATTAGTTGAGAAATATATTGAAAGAGGAAGGCATATAGAAGTCCAGATAGTTGCGGATGAGCATGGTAATGTGGTTCATCTCTTTGAGAGGGAATGCACTCTTCAGAGGCGCAACCAAAAAATTATAGAAGAAGCTCCATCTCCTACGCTGGATGAAGATCTCCGTCAAGAGATATGTTTTACTGCTGTTAGGTTGATGAGGGAAATAGGATATACTACTGCAGGAACTGTAGAATTTATCTTTGATTCATCTACAAAGAAATATTATTTTCTCGAGGTTAACACGAGATTACAAGTTGAGCACGGTGTCACAGAACTTATAACAGGTTTGGATATAGTTGGTATAATGCTCGATGTAGTCATGGGTAAAAAACTTCCATTTAAGCAGACTGATATACGGCCAAATAGATGGGCACTCGAAGTGCGTTTGAATGCAGAGGACCCAAAGACATTTAGTCCGTCATTTGGTACTATTACGCGGCTTGAGATACCTCACGGTCCAGGTGTGAGAATAGCTACTGGTGTCTATGAGGGTGCAGATATTCCTCCATATTATGATTCCCTTTTTATGCTTTTGATGACAGCAGGCGCTGACAGGGAAGATGCTGTAAGAACAATGGACAGGGCATTAAGCAGAAATCTTAGAGTTGAAGGAATAAAGACCCTTGCGCCGCTTTTGCTGAGCATTATAAGGCATCCGTCTTTTATTTCAGGAGAGTTTTCAACACGATTTATCGAAGAACACATGAATGAGCTTATATCAATGTTTAAAGAAAAGGGCAGCGAGGATGAGGCTCTTAAAGTTGCGCGCTATGTTGCAGAAATATCAGCACTTGGACCACAGAAATGGATGTGA
- a CDS encoding biotin/lipoyl-containing protein, which yields MSSKEIVKAVRDLKGVCFTSVGMRDAGQSDFKNRHRIYDLKTLAPYYNNMGLFSAECHGGARWHVGIMNRRESPFEEINILRELMPDVLLQTLIRETNLWGYRPYPKNVIEYVVSKVDIDVWRCFSFLNDVRNMRAVAEVVMKRGRLFEPTISFTVADWATNEYYLSVVRDIIDLCGGVDEIVLCIKDMAGVGDIGRIGNLVDAIKQTYPELVINYHRHITDGLAIPAMLSAARAGAKIFDVQEDSLVRFYGHSPILSVHAIFEESGIHVHLNRSEAEAAVQKVREWIGHYEWAESPFKGLDHTVTLHKMPGGAFPSSFEQAQKAEFLHLMPAILKLMSLYNRIVKYFDVTPGSQITWVTCSGIVNRYAKERGDAGVRHVIELVTRFVEKKFQDFDAMEKGEQEELLMLFRNAPGDFKNLLLGNYGRLPVGWPAEWVYRSTFGDEWKDKIKERKELSPLDAVPEDDLEKIRKELSDNLGREASEEEFILYLMHPKDALEFIEFREKYGEAPLALPTNVWREGLKKPGDRVDFELWGKPYTIELVSVGAEHEGIVHVVMKVNNKTRVYKVETPRAKKVEIRMAKTPNEIGAPINGNIWRIGNPERGMLKVGDIVHKGEEIANLEAMKMENAIVAPFDGQISEVCVKLNDTVQEGQLLFILEKVQIKEPMGRID from the coding sequence ATGTCATCGAAAGAGATTGTCAAGGCTGTCAGGGACCTTAAAGGGGTTTGTTTTACCTCTGTTGGCATGAGGGATGCAGGACAGTCTGATTTCAAGAATCGGCATCGCATATATGACTTAAAGACGCTTGCTCCTTATTATAATAATATGGGATTGTTCAGTGCTGAATGTCACGGTGGTGCAAGATGGCATGTGGGCATAATGAATAGAAGAGAAAGCCCATTTGAGGAAATAAATATACTTAGAGAGCTTATGCCAGATGTGTTATTGCAAACACTTATAAGGGAGACAAATCTGTGGGGATACAGGCCATATCCTAAAAATGTTATCGAATATGTTGTATCAAAGGTTGATATAGATGTCTGGAGATGTTTCTCTTTTCTTAATGATGTGAGGAATATGCGTGCGGTTGCAGAAGTTGTGATGAAAAGGGGAAGGCTCTTTGAGCCTACCATATCTTTTACTGTAGCAGATTGGGCAACGAATGAATATTATTTGAGTGTTGTGCGTGATATTATTGATCTCTGCGGAGGTGTTGACGAGATAGTCCTTTGCATCAAGGATATGGCAGGCGTTGGAGATATTGGAAGAATAGGCAACCTTGTAGATGCAATAAAACAGACATATCCAGAACTTGTTATCAATTACCACAGACATATAACAGACGGGCTTGCAATCCCCGCAATGTTGTCTGCTGCAAGAGCAGGTGCAAAGATATTTGATGTACAAGAGGATTCATTGGTCCGCTTTTATGGACATTCTCCGATATTGAGCGTTCATGCAATCTTTGAGGAATCAGGCATTCATGTTCATCTTAATAGATCAGAGGCAGAGGCTGCTGTCCAGAAGGTCAGAGAATGGATAGGACATTATGAGTGGGCAGAGTCACCATTTAAAGGGCTTGACCATACAGTAACCCTTCACAAAATGCCGGGAGGCGCTTTTCCGAGTTCATTTGAACAGGCACAAAAGGCTGAATTTCTTCATCTCATGCCTGCCATATTGAAACTGATGTCTCTTTATAATAGGATTGTGAAATATTTTGATGTTACACCCGGCTCACAGATAACATGGGTTACATGTAGCGGTATAGTAAATAGATATGCAAAAGAGCGTGGAGATGCAGGCGTCAGGCATGTAATTGAACTCGTGACAAGATTTGTTGAAAAGAAGTTTCAGGATTTTGATGCAATGGAAAAAGGAGAGCAAGAGGAACTGCTCATGCTTTTTAGAAATGCACCTGGAGATTTCAAAAATTTGCTCTTGGGTAATTACGGGAGACTCCCTGTTGGATGGCCTGCGGAGTGGGTATATAGAAGTACATTTGGTGATGAGTGGAAGGATAAGATTAAGGAACGGAAGGAACTCTCTCCACTTGATGCAGTGCCTGAAGATGACCTTGAAAAAATCAGAAAAGAACTGTCTGATAATCTTGGCAGGGAAGCATCAGAAGAAGAGTTTATTTTGTATCTCATGCATCCGAAGGACGCACTCGAGTTTATTGAATTCAGAGAAAAATATGGTGAAGCTCCCCTTGCACTTCCAACTAATGTTTGGAGAGAAGGGCTGAAAAAGCCTGGTGATAGAGTTGATTTTGAACTCTGGGGCAAACCTTATACTATAGAACTTGTGTCAGTAGGTGCTGAACATGAGGGAATAGTTCATGTTGTAATGAAGGTTAATAACAAGACAAGGGTTTATAAGGTAGAGACCCCAAGGGCAAAGAAGGTCGAAATTAGAATGGCAAAAACCCCTAATGAGATAGGTGCTCCTATAAATGGAAATATCTGGAGAATTGGTAATCCTGAAAGGGGTATGCTTAAGGTTGGTGATATTGTACATAAAGGAGAAGAGATTGCGAATCTTGAGGCAATGAAAATGGAGAATGCTATTGTAGCACCATTTGACGGTCAGATTTCAGAGGTCTGTGTAAAACTCAATGATACTGTTCAGGAAGGACAACTCTTATTTATACTTGAAAAGGTACAAATTAAGGAACCAATGGGAAGGATTGATTAG
- a CDS encoding carbonic anhydrase has protein sequence MEKLYKGIHEFKESHFKKEEDFFKRLSEEQAPEVLFITCSDSRVDPNLVTQSKPGELFIVRNVGNIIPPYDSIKDKNNVAAAIEFAVLSLKIKDIIVCGHSNCGAMQAIFKDEKELNNMPHLRDWLKLALPVKKMIERYYPNAQGESRQRIVEEENILAQLQNIQTYPFVAQALEQGSLHLHGWYYDIGSGSMFAYNPEKDIFEEIRYGKNA, from the coding sequence ATGGAAAAGCTTTATAAAGGAATTCATGAGTTTAAGGAATCGCATTTCAAAAAAGAGGAAGATTTCTTTAAAAGACTTTCCGAAGAGCAGGCTCCGGAGGTGCTTTTTATAACATGTTCTGACTCACGGGTGGATCCCAACCTCGTTACCCAGAGCAAGCCGGGAGAGCTTTTTATTGTAAGGAATGTAGGAAACATCATCCCGCCATACGACTCCATAAAGGATAAAAACAATGTTGCAGCAGCTATAGAGTTTGCAGTTTTGAGTTTGAAGATAAAAGATATTATTGTCTGCGGGCACTCAAATTGCGGTGCAATGCAGGCTATCTTCAAGGACGAAAAAGAATTGAACAACATGCCTCATCTTAGAGACTGGTTGAAGTTGGCACTGCCTGTGAAAAAAATGATCGAAAGATATTACCCAAACGCTCAAGGTGAATCTCGTCAGAGGATTGTCGAAGAAGAAAATATCCTTGCACAATTACAGAATATTCAAACATATCCCTTTGTAGCACAGGCATTGGAACAGGGAAGTCTCCATCTGCATGGATGGTACTATGATATAGGTTCAGGCAGTATGTTTGCATATAATCCCGAAAAGGATATTTTTGAGGAGATCAGATATGGAAAAAATGCTTGA
- a CDS encoding YqhA family protein encodes MEKMLEKGKKLILIAVISSLVASVAAFLWGAAKTVTIILNLVTSYGKDPLAAIALIELMDTFLIATALFIFAVGMYELFIKDINLPEWLVIHNLHDLKAKLGSVIILVMVVTFLKHLVEWKDPRGILFYGIAIAVVSASLIAFSHFGGKD; translated from the coding sequence ATGGAAAAAATGCTTGAAAAAGGCAAGAAACTGATTTTAATTGCTGTCATCTCCTCATTAGTTGCATCTGTTGCAGCCTTTCTATGGGGTGCGGCAAAAACTGTTACTATCATACTGAATCTCGTTACAAGCTATGGCAAAGACCCATTGGCTGCAATAGCACTGATAGAACTTATGGATACATTCCTTATTGCTACAGCACTTTTCATCTTTGCAGTCGGCATGTATGAGCTTTTCATAAAGGATATAAACCTTCCAGAATGGCTTGTGATACACAACCTTCATGACCTTAAAGCAAAACTCGGCAGTGTTATCATTCTTGTTATGGTGGTTACATTTTTAAAGCACCTTGTTGAATGGAAAGACCCACGTGGAATACTCTTTTACGGTATCGCAATAGCAGTTGTATCAGCATCCCTTATAGCATTTAGTCACTTCGGAGGGAAAGACTGA
- a CDS encoding zf-TFIIB domain-containing protein → MICPRCKGELTETVKHNVVIDHCTSCGGIWLDKGELSKIISQIKQAEASLDEEFKPLWKDKREYYDKYKYKKKSTFEKIFDIFD, encoded by the coding sequence ATGATATGTCCAAGATGTAAAGGAGAATTAACAGAAACTGTAAAACACAATGTTGTGATTGACCATTGTACATCCTGTGGTGGTATCTGGCTTGATAAAGGAGAATTGAGCAAGATCATCAGCCAGATAAAACAGGCAGAAGCTTCTCTTGATGAAGAGTTCAAACCACTATGGAAGGACAAGAGGGAATATTACGATAAATACAAATATAAAAAGAAATCTACTTTCGAAAAGATATTTGATATTTTTGATTAA
- a CDS encoding PGPGW domain-containing protein: protein MAPLLYRSIGQVKKVIIGVIGFTVLLIGVAMIVLPGPAFVVIPLGLGILATEFVWARKLLIKIKTKIRKNKIRRSLW from the coding sequence ATGGCACCGCTACTTTATAGAAGTATAGGGCAGGTAAAAAAGGTAATCATAGGAGTAATCGGTTTTACTGTGCTGCTGATAGGAGTTGCAATGATAGTTTTACCGGGACCTGCTTTTGTTGTTATACCGCTTGGATTGGGAATCCTTGCTACTGAATTTGTATGGGCAAGGAAATTGTTAATTAAGATAAAAACGAAAATTAGAAAAAACAAAATAAGGAGGTCTTTATGGTAA